Sequence from the Deltaproteobacteria bacterium genome:
TATTCCTATTGCCTCTTCCAATGATCATTTCAGCAGAACTGAAATTATGAAAATTGCTGAGTCCCGGTCAAATACCAAGGGTTCAGCAAAGCACACCTATTTCGGGGATGCCGGCTGGGACAAAAAGGCCTGCCATTTACTGGGCTGCAATTTTGTGCTTGTCGGAAATAAAATTGATCACCATCAGCGTATTAATGATTTCCTGTCAGTTAACGAAGCAATGGCATTTATTGGTTTATAAAATCCCATATTTAAATTGCCTCTTATTCCACTTCAATCTTGCTCACAAAAAGAATGGCCGGAAAGTTCTTCTTTAGCTCCTTGCTGTAGAAATTGGACATAAAAACGCCTTTGCTGTAGTGGATTTTTGTTCCCACTTTTAGATTTATCTGCGGCCCTGCCAGCCATTCGCCCGTACCATTCTTGGATACGAGTATGTAAGTATATCGCTTTGTCTGCAAGAGGTACTTGACAATCCCTGTGTTGGGAAGATTTGACTGTTTTTTAATTGTTTTTTCTTTTGCTTTCTCCTTAACAACTTTAGCCTTCCCCTCTTCAGCCCAGTAACCGATATGGCCCTTATCGTTAAATGTTGCATACTCGACACTATTCTGATAGCCATCACTGTTTGTCCCTCCCAGGATGTATATCCAATCCTTATAAACGGCTGAACCAAGCATTGACCGGGGTGACGAAAGGGGTGTTGTCAATTGCCAGGAACTTAATTCTCCATTCTCGTTGGCTGTAGCCATTTCAATGCTGTCAAGGTATTCCGCCCCTGTAATCCCGCCAATGGCGTAGAGTCGCTTCTTGTTTGTTGCCGTTGATAGCCCGTACCGGCCTGTCTTAAGAGGTGACGTTTTCTTCCATTCCTCGTATCCCGCTTCATCGATGACTTTAGACCACTCCACATCCTGAATACCGATGCCTTCTGTTTCATGATGCCCCCCCACAACGTAGGTCAAACCTCCGACCATTTTGACACCGTTAATATAGCGCAGCACCGTCAAAAGTTCTCCCTCCTCATACCATTCATCGAGTGTGCCGTCTTCCATAATTCGGGCATGTTCAACACTCTTTAACATATCTCCGGAAAATCCACCGTAAACAAAAAGCATGTCATTAGCTGCCGTTACTTTCGTGCATCTGCGGCGCATTGTCATAAGATGCTTTTCCATTTGCCAGGAAGAAAGAGAGCCGTCGGGCAATACCCTGGCGCGTTCTGTTGAACGGAGCAGAACCTTTCCATACTGCCCTTTACCTCCGCCGACAACATAGATGTTACCTTTATAAAATACGGCATCAATAAAACCTCTCGGTTCATTTAAGGGCGGACCTTTCTTCCAGGGGCCGAGAGAGCCGTCATTCATAATTTTTGCATATTCTGTTGTATTGATAAAATTCCTGCCGTCTACGCCCCCGATTGCATAAATATGGCCATTAGCGACAACAAGGGCAGCGCCTGCCCTGGCGGTAGTCATGGGAGAGGTCTGCTTCCAGCCGCTTACCCAGACATTTTTTTGTTTTTCACAAGCAATGGAAAAAAGAGGAATGGAGATCACAAGGATGAATAAAAATTTTTTCATGAAAGTATTTTAGTGAATGCAGCAGAATAAAAAAAGAAAAAAAGAGGGCATTCAAGCCCTCTTTAATGATTAACGCAGAGAAAACATTACGCTTTGCTTCGGCGCCTGAAAAAGATGAAAAGCGTTCCGCCAATGATGGCCATGAAAAAGGGAACTGCAAAGGGATGCTTTATTCCATAAACAAGGGGGGTCAAGGCCCACCTCGTCATCATGCGGAGTCCTTCATACCTCTCTATTACCTCTGCAAGAGGCGGTGAATATTTATAGTACAGCGCTACAAATTTCCTGCCTGCTGAATGAGTCAGCAAGTGATTATCTCTGAACTGTCTCAGTAGGGTAACTTCCGACGCCATATAGCTTCCGTAAGCGGCTGTAGCGATAAAGCAACTTCCACCGCTTCCCCCTGAAGGAGCTGTTACATTTGTACCGGTTCCCGTAAAGGCAACATTAACGGTGCTTTCATCAGCATCGTCGGACGTTATCACCAATGTAGCGCTTTTGGCCCCTGTTGAGCCCGGTGTGAAGGTAACTCCCATGGTGCAGTTAGTGCCGCCGCTGACTGTCGTAGGCGTCGCAGAGCAAGGATTCAGCCCTTTAGATAAATCGTAACTGAATTCAGACGCATTGGTGCCGTTGATTTGAATGTTGCTTACCGTCAAATCCAGATCACCCGTATTTAAAATGGTGACAAAATGTTCCAGTGAATTTGTATTTACAACAGTATTGCCGAAATCGATTTGGAGGTCATTATTTATGCCTTGAGAGTCAAATACATCTATCTCCTGAGGAAGAACGGATGCCGATTCATATGCTCCCATATCGCAGTCAGGGGTACCGTCTCCATCACCATCGGTGGGGCGAAGATTGCCGCGCTGGTCAGTGATGATGGTCGACCCCGTGTGGTCCGTGCATGCGACCGGATTTCCGGCATCGATTGCCGGACTGCCGCTTTGCAGCGCATGGGTCTGCGTATTTCCGCCATTATTGGCAAGTGATCCCAGGAGCGGATTCTGTCCCGTAATATCACCGGTGCCGTCATTTTTTGTACATCCCGCCATATCCTGAATTAGATTGTAAGTACTTGATGAGATATTACCGAAGCAGTCCACACCACCGCCGGCTGTATTGCCGGCAACGATACTGTTTTGCAACTGAAAATTTCCTACGGCGATGGATACGCCACCACCCGAGCCTGCGCTGCTTGAATTACCGGTAATGGTCACATTATTTAATTTTGAAAGGGGGCTCGTGGCTTGTAAAATACCGCCGCCGTTTCCCGTTGACGCCGTATTGCCTGAAATAGTCACGTTGTTTGCGTTAAGCGTGCCTGCATTGTAGATTCCGCCCCCTGCTGCGGCTTCATTGGTGGGACCTATAGTGCTTCCGTTGAGTGTTATGGTACCGTCGTTATTATATAATCCGCCACCCATTGAGGTGATTGAAGTAACGGCATTAAAGCTCACCGTGCTGTCCGTTAAGGTTATAGTTCCGAGGTTTATTTCATAAATTGCGCCGCCGTTAAGGGCTTTATTGTTGGTAAAATTACTGGTACTAATAGTCACCGTGCCGGTCATATCGTAAATGGCGCCGCCATTTTGAGTTGCCCTGTTGGCATTCATTGTAATGCTCGTAATAGCCATCGTTCCATCGTTATTATAGATGCCTCCACCGTGTGAAGAAGTGGCTCTATTGGCGTTTATCTGAGTATCACTGATTGTCACTGTACCGCTGTTATTATAAAAACCGCCGCCCATTGTGCCTTCATTATTGGGACCGATTTCACTGCTGCTGTATACTGCAAGCGTACCGGCGCTTCCGTTGTATAGCCCGCCACCCATAGCAGATGATGTGTTATTCGCCACCTGGCTGCCGTAAAGCGTGAGCGATGCACCGTCGGCATTATAGATACCGGCGCCGCTGCCCGTTACGTTACCACCGCTAATGGTCAAGTCGTTCAGGCTCCAGTTCACACCACCTGTGGGATTATGGAATACCCTGTCAAACAAGACAAGACCATTGCCATCAATCGTTGTCGCCGTCTTTCCTCCACCATTAATGGTCAGATCTTCCAGGATATCAAGATCGCCCGTAACAGATAGATCTTCACCTGTTCCCGTAATGGTCAATTGATAAAATCCGGCAGGAAGGGTGATGACATCGGCCCCTGAAGTTCCGGCAGTGCAGGAATCAACGGCAGCATTCGTATTTGCCGCGATGATCGCCTCACGCAGAGAACAGGAACCGTTATCAACTGAAGGATTATCATCAGCTGTTTCATTCACAACAATGGTGGCAGCCCACAGGGGAGAAGAACATAAAAAAGGAATAAACAGGAACATTAAAAATAAAATCTTTTTGATTTTCATGACTGCCTCCTTTTTCAGATGATAGGAAATCATTTTTCACCTCATAAAACGTTAGCAAAGGAAGGTCCGTTCCGCAAAAGAACGGCCTTTTTCAAATAACAGACAGGTTAGCAAAAAGCAGGGAAGAAAGAAAGGGCATTAGGCAGAAATATAAAAAAATCTTTTCAATCACCTTAATAAGGCTGACACAGGTTTGCCAAGGGACCCTTAATTTACGCTCCTATTCTCCGTCCTTTGACAAACGACGAGATATTTTTTTATAGGCTGAATAGAACATTTTGAGGAAAGGGATACCGAGAAAAAAAGCCATGGCAATCAGGCCTATCGTATTTGCAATGTCTGACTGGAAGAATTCGATAATTGCCATTGGGTACCTTTGAGGGTTAAATTGACACTGATGAAGACTGACTGACTATGATTTTTGATGATTATAAAATAGTTATTACATTCTCTGTCTTCAATATTCTTATCATTTTGCCACAAACAGGGGTTCCTCTTCAACAGGATTTAAGGGAAGCAATTTAAAATAAAGGGGTCAAGTATTAAACTTGACCCCTTTTTATAATTTTCGGCTTTTACTAATATTGCAATTAAGCAAAAAGCCAGGGCGCTTCCGTGGCCCTCTTTTCTTCATAAGCTTTTATTTTATCGGCATCCTGAAGGGTAAGGCCGATGTCATCAAGACCTTCCATGAGACAGTGTTTACGAAAAGGGTCGACTTCAAAACTAAAAGAAGTCCCTGAAGGCGTAGTCACCGTCTGCACCGACAAATCAACCTTGAGTTGATATCCGGATGCGGCTTCACATTCCTTAAAGAGGCGCTCTACGGTCTCAGCAGGAAGAACTACAGGAAGAATGCCGTTTTTAAAACAGTTGTTATAAAAAATATCGGCAAAGCTCGGCGCGATAATGCACCTGAAACCGTAATCGAGGAGCGCCCAGGGCGCATGCTCCCTTGAAGATCCACAGCCGAAGTTTTCCCTGGCAAGGAGAATACTCGAATTCTCGTAACGCTCCTGGTTTAGAACAAAATCCTTGTTTCTGGGACGGTTGGTGCAGTCCATATCGGGCTGGCCCTGATCAAGATAACGCAACTCGTCAAAGAGGTAAGGGCCGAAACCTGACCTTTTGATTGATTTCAGAAATTGCTTGGGAATAATGGCGTCCGTATCGACGTTGGCACGGTCGAGCGGCGCTGCCATTCCCTCAAATACTTTAAATACTTCCATAATAAATCCTCTTTAATTCTTTTTTAAAGTCGCTTTAAACCAGATCACGCACATCGACAAAGTGGCCGGCGATAGCCGCAGCGGCAGCCATTTCAGGAGAGACGAGGTGCGTCCTTCCACCGGCGCCCTGGCGGCCTTCGAAGTTCCTGTTGCTTGTCGATGCACAGCGTTCCCCTGGTGCAAGCTGGTCCGTATTCATGGCAAGGCACATGGAACAGCCCGGATCACGCCATTCGAAACCTGCCTCCCTAAAAATTTTATGAAGACCTTCTTCTTCAGCCTGCTTTTTCACAGGCCCCGAACCGGGAACAACAAGGGCCAGTTTCACATTATCAGCCACTTTACGGCCTTTTGCTATCTCTGCAGCTGCGCGCAGGTCTTCAATACGGCCATTGGTGCAGGAACCAATGAACATCTTGTCAATCCTGATGTCTGTAATTTTTGTGTTGGCTTCGAGGCCCATATACTCAAGCGCCCTCTCCCATCCCTTTCTCTGCGTTTCATCCTTCGCCTCAGCCGGATCAGGCGTAGAACCGCTGATGGAAGTTACCATTTCAGGAGAAGTGCCCCAGGTAACCTGCGGATAGATCTCTTCAGCCTTGATATTAAGCTCGGCATCAAAATGGGCGTCCTCATCAGAATGGAGTTCTTTCCATGCCGATTCCGCCTTATCCATAAGCCCGCCCTGCGGCGCAAAATTACGCCCCTCAATATAACCGATGGTCACATCATCAACAGCAACCATACCGCTCCTCGCCCCCCCTTCGATGGCCATGTTGCAAAGAGTCATTCTCCCTTCCATTGAGAGCGACCTGATAGTGGAACCGGCAAATTCAATGGCATAGCCTGTTCCACCGGCCGTACCTATTTGACCAATAATATAAAGGGCAATGTCCTTGGCTGTTACGCCTTTAGCAAGCGTCCCTTCAACATTAATACGCATAACTTTCGGTTTCTTCTGAATAAGACACTGCGTAGCAAGCACATGCTCCACTTCGGACGTTCCGATACCCATGGCGATTGAACCGAAAGCGCCATGAGTTGACGTGTGGGAATCACCACAAACAACAGTCATGCCGGGAAGGGTCAATCCCTGCTCGGGCGCAACGACGTGAGCAACACCCTGACGCTCGTCATTCATTCCGAACTCCATAATACCGAATTCGGCACAGTTGGCATCGAGCGCCTCTACCTGCGCCCTGGCTACCGGGTCCTCTATCCCCTTTTCACGGCCGATGGTAGGCACATTGTGGTCAGGCGTCGCCATAACGGCCTTTGGACGCCATACCTTATGATTTTTCAGCCTCAGTCCCTCGAAGGCCTGCGGGCTCGTAACTTCATGCACAAGATGACGATCGATATAAAGCAGCGCCGAACCATCTTCCTTGGAAGTTACCACATGCTGATCCCAAACCTTGTCGAATAATGTTTTACCCATTCCTGCTCCTTTATGAGAAGTTCCCTTCCCGGTTAATAGTCCTTTTAAAAATAATTTGAAAAATGGTATTTTACTAATTTAAGGCATTATGTCAATAAATACCTCTATATTTGAGCAATTCTTTTTATCTTTATCGGGCACCACAATATGCCCTGGTGAAGCGTAAAGACCTGAATTGAATCTTCATGAGGGAAGATTATTTTTTTCTTCAATCCTTACAAATAACGAACCGATAATCCCGGTAGGGGCAGTCGAAACACGACTTTTGGCAAAAGCTCATTTTATATGGCGCCTTTTGCCGGTCCGGTGAGAAAAAGCGCTTATCTTTTCAGGGGAACAGTTGTCTTAGGTCTTTCAAAATGTTATATTTAGAACCTGTTGATTACTTTAACCCTTTCATAAAGTCAAACCTATCAAAGATGCAGGTAATTTATGGCAAATAAGAGCAAAAAGCGATCAATCCTTTTTATTCATCCAAGGGGAGAAAACTGGATGCCCGGGGAAAAGGACATGTCGCGCATTGCCAACATCATGCCCCCCATCGGCCTTTGCAGCCTTGCGGCATGGGTGGAAAAACACGGCCATCAGGCTTATATACATGACTGCTACGCCTTTCCCGGCCGTGACGATAAAATCATGGCACAGATTGCTTCAAACCCGCCCGACTTTATCGGCTTTACATCGACAACATCAAGCTTTCTCGATGCCATAAGGATTGCAAAACAGATCAGAGAAATGAGACCGGAGATTCCCATCATCTTCGGTGGTGTCCACATTACCTCTATGCGGGAAAAACTGATGCGCCACTACCCTGTCATTGACTATGGTGTTGTCGGCGAAGGTGAAATCCCCCTGGCCTCACTTATGGAGAGCGATTTCCAGGACCTTTCTGAAATTCCGGGGCTTCTCTACAGGAAAGCAGACGACATTAAATTCACAGGTTACGGGAAAAAAAACCAGCTTCTTAAACTTGATGAACTCCCCTTCCCTGCTTACGGCAAGCTGGAAGGTTTTCCCGAGGCCTACAAACTACCTATCTTTAACTACCCCAAATCACCTAACGCAACGATTGTGTCGAGCCGGGGGTGCCCCTATCAGTGTTCCTACTGTGACCGCACCGTCTTTCAGCAGTCCTTTCGATATAACTCGGCCAGGTACATGTTCGATCTCGTCAAACACCTCAACAAGGAATATGGCGTAAGGCATATTAATTATTACGATGATCTCTTTACTCTGAAACGTTCCAGAGTAGTCGAATTTTGCGAACTCATGATAAATAACAAGCTCGGTGTTACCTTTAACTGTGCGGCCCGTTCCGAACATATCGATCTGGACCTCCTTAAGTTAATGAAAAAAGCCGGTTGCTGGATGATCAGTCTCGGTATCGAAACAGGCGATCCCGACCTTCTCGCGCTGCACCGTTCCAATTCCGATCTCCAAATGATAAGGGAAAAGGTCGCTCTCATCCGCAAGGCAGGCATAAGAACAAAGGGGCTCTTCATGGTAGGCCTGCCCGGGGAGACGGAAGAGAGCATCGACAAGAGTATTAACTATGCCCTTTCTCTACCCCTTAACGACATGAATGTGGCCAAGTTCACCCCCTTCCCCGGTTCTCCCGCCTATGACACGATCCATGACTACGGCTCCTTTGAAGAAAACTGGGAAATGATGAACTGCACCAACTTCATCTTCATCCCCAGGGGATTCACAAAAGAGAGGCTTGAAGAGCGTTACCATGAATTCTATCGCCGCCATTTCGAACGCACTCACATCCTCTTTGATTATGTAACCATGCTCTGGCGTTCTCCCAACAGCTGGCTCAGGTTCCTATCGAACCTGGGTGATTTTCTAAGCGTCAAGAACGCTTTCAAGAGCGCCGGTGAAAAACCGGCAAACTAATTCATTTCCCGGGGGAGCAAATGAAAAATCGTAATTTTCTTGCCTTAACCCGTAAGCTTGAGTATATTTATTTTCTTCCGGTGCCAATAAGCTATTCAACAAAGATATGAAACGTATACTCATCTTACATTACTCACAAACAGGTCAGCTTAACAGGGCGGTAAAGTCAATGGTTGCGCCATTGGAAGCGTCGGGGACGTTTGAAGTTGTCTGGCAGGAACTGGTTCCGAAGAAACCTTACCCCTACCCCTGGCCTGTTCTCGATTTTTTCGATGTCTTTCCTGAATCGGTCTACCTCGATCCACCGGAACTGAAGCCCCTTGAATCGATAAAAGATCGGGATTTCGATCTCATTCTGCTTGCCTACCAGGTCTGGTTTTTATCACCCTCCTTACCGATAACGGCATTTCTAAAATCCGAAGAGGCAAAAAAAATCCTCAAAGACAAGCCCATTATTACCTTTATCGCCTGCCGCGGCATGTGGCTCTGTGGCCATGACAAGGTAAAAAGCATGCTCCAGGCAAGGGGAGCGAAACTGATTGATAACGTGGTTCTTGTTGACCAGGGGCCCCCCTGGGCCACCTTCGTCACGACACCGAGATGGCTTTTGACAGGGAAAAAGGGAGGATTCTGGGGCATATTCCCTCCTGCAGGCGTTTCCGACAAGGATATCGATGGCGCGTCACGGTTTGGAAAGGCGCTTGTTGATGCCCGTAACAGGATAGATAAAGACCTCCATTCCCCCCTCCTTAAAGGCCTTGGCGCAGTCAAGGTCAATCCACGCTACATTGCCGGAGAAAAAATGGTTCACAGGAGTTTTTACATCTGGGGCAAGCTCTTCAGGTCTATTGGAAAGCCCGGTCATCCTTTGCGCCGAATGATGCTCATTATCTATATTATGTTTCTTATTACCATGATTCTTACTGTTATGCCACTGGGTGTAATCATCCGTTTCATCATGAGACCTTTCATGGAAAAAAAACTCCAGTCGAAAGTCAGGAAACTGGAAGAACCTTCAGGATCTTCTACGGAAAGAGTTACAGACTACGTTTGAATTTTTATCTTATTTAGTATATAGTTAGCCATTATTTTTTTCACATGGGGTAATTAATGACAAAAGCTGTTTACATTAACGACATTGCGAGCTTCCTCCCAAATAATCCCGTAAGTAACGACGAAATCGAAAATATACTCGGCATGGTTGACGGCCGTAAATCTCGTTCACGGAGAATAGTCTTGAAGAATAACGGGATAAAAACCCGCTACTATGCAATTGACCCCGCTACAGGCGCTTTTACTCATAACAATGCCCGCATGGTATCTGAGGCCATACACAAGCTGATGGATAAAAGCGGCATTTCGACGGGCGACATTGACTGCCTATCCTGCGGTACTTCAAGCCCCGACCAGATCCAGCCCGCCCACGGCCATATGGTTCAGGGTGAGCTCCAACTGCCGCCCTGTGAAGTGGTTACAACGGCCGGAGTGTGCATATCGGGCATGTCAGCCATGAAGTATGTTTACATGAGCATAACATCGGGATTATCCAACTGTGCCGTTGCCACCGGTTCGGAATTTGTATCCAGTTGCATGAAAGCCTCAAACTTCGAGACAGAAAGGGAAGAACAGGTGAAAGCGCTAAAGAATAATTCCGCCCTCGCCTTTGAAAAGGATTTCCTGCGATGGATGCTGTCTGACGGTGCAGCAGCCGCTCTCATAACAGATCAGCCCAACAGCGAGGGACTGAGTCTTTCTATAGACTGGATTGATAACATCTCCTACTCCGGTGAACTGCCTGTCTGCATGTATGCAGGTGGTATCAAAAAAAATGACGGCACCTTTCAGGGAATGAGAGAAGTTGATGATCCCTATGTTATTCTTAAAAAACATTACCTCTCACTCAAACAGGATGCGAGAACCCTGGAGGAGTACATCATGCCCAAATCCGCCGACGCCCTTAAAAGGATCTGTGAAAAGCGGAACTTCGACGTTAACAGCATTACCTGGTTCCTGCCGCACTACTCTTCCCAGTTCTTCCGTTCCAGGCTTTATGACAGCCTTGTCGATAAAGGGGTAGGCATCGGCTATGACAAATGGTTTACCAATATGCAGCGTATCGGCAACGTAGGTTCAGCCTCCATGTACCTTATCCTGGAAGAACTTTTTTATTCGAATAAACTTAAGAAGGGAGATACTCTTCTTTGCTACGTGCCTGAAAGCGCCCGCTTTTCAATCTGCTATATGCATGTAACCGTAGTCTAAACAAAGCTTTTAGACACTGATTTTCACTGATAATTTATGATTTTATACAGGTAAACTACAAAAAATTTTGCCCTTTAAGGTCATAATCAAATCCGTGTCAATCTCTGTCGAATTAATTATTTCACTGAATCTCCATCATGAATAAGGTAATTACAGGGTAACATGAAAGCCAAAGACGTACCCCAGGAAGAATGGATTAAAGGTTACGGCACCCGCGCCTGCTATGCCGAGGATGAAAATGGTAAATACGTTGTTGTCCAGAGCAAGGGATGGGAAGTGGAGAAGATCGTCAACTCCCAGGCCCATAACGTTATAAAAAACAGGATAGAGGAAGCGAAAAAAGAAGTAGAACAGGGAAAGGCAAGTCCTTTAAGATACTATATGGAGATCAATCAGATGGATCTTTCTCTTCTGGCAAGCAATGCCGGTATCTGGAAGTGGCGCGTCAAAAGACATCTCAAAGCGGAAGTTTTTAGGCGTCTTAACAGATCGACGCTTCAAAAGTACGCCCATGCCCTTAGAATAAGCGTCAATGAGCTTCTAAATCTGCCGAAGTCAGATCCGGCGCCCTGACTTTTTCCGGGAAAATATTTTAATGCCAAGAGATTTTGATCATCGACATTCAGGACACTGC
This genomic interval carries:
- the leuD gene encoding 3-isopropylmalate dehydratase small subunit, with the translated sequence MEVFKVFEGMAAPLDRANVDTDAIIPKQFLKSIKRSGFGPYLFDELRYLDQGQPDMDCTNRPRNKDFVLNQERYENSSILLARENFGCGSSREHAPWALLDYGFRCIIAPSFADIFYNNCFKNGILPVVLPAETVERLFKECEAASGYQLKVDLSVQTVTTPSGTSFSFEVDPFRKHCLMEGLDDIGLTLQDADKIKAYEEKRATEAPWLFA
- a CDS encoding helix-turn-helix transcriptional regulator — its product is MKAKDVPQEEWIKGYGTRACYAEDENGKYVVVQSKGWEVEKIVNSQAHNVIKNRIEEAKKEVEQGKASPLRYYMEINQMDLSLLASNAGIWKWRVKRHLKAEVFRRLNRSTLQKYAHALRISVNELLNLPKSDPAP
- a CDS encoding choice-of-anchor D domain-containing protein gives rise to the protein MKIKKILFLMFLFIPFLCSSPLWAATIVVNETADDNPSVDNGSCSLREAIIAANTNAAVDSCTAGTSGADVITLPAGFYQLTITGTGEDLSVTGDLDILEDLTINGGGKTATTIDGNGLVLFDRVFHNPTGGVNWSLNDLTISGGNVTGSGAGIYNADGASLTLYGSQVANNTSSAMGGGLYNGSAGTLAVYSSSEIGPNNEGTMGGGFYNNSGTVTISDTQINANRATSSHGGGIYNNDGTMAITSITMNANRATQNGGAIYDMTGTVTISTSNFTNNKALNGGAIYEINLGTITLTDSTVSFNAVTSITSMGGGLYNNDGTITLNGSTIGPTNEAAAGGGIYNAGTLNANNVTISGNTASTGNGGGILQATSPLSKLNNVTITGNSSSAGSGGGVSIAVGNFQLQNSIVAGNTAGGGVDCFGNISSSTYNLIQDMAGCTKNDGTGDITGQNPLLGSLANNGGNTQTHALQSGSPAIDAGNPVACTDHTGSTIITDQRGNLRPTDGDGDGTPDCDMGAYESASVLPQEIDVFDSQGINNDLQIDFGNTVVNTNSLEHFVTILNTGDLDLTVSNIQINGTNASEFSYDLSKGLNPCSATPTTVSGGTNCTMGVTFTPGSTGAKSATLVITSDDADESTVNVAFTGTGTNVTAPSGGSGGSCFIATAAYGSYMASEVTLLRQFRDNHLLTHSAGRKFVALYYKYSPPLAEVIERYEGLRMMTRWALTPLVYGIKHPFAVPFFMAIIGGTLFIFFRRRSKA
- a CDS encoding dialkylresorcinol condensing enzyme; translation: MKRILILHYSQTGQLNRAVKSMVAPLEASGTFEVVWQELVPKKPYPYPWPVLDFFDVFPESVYLDPPELKPLESIKDRDFDLILLAYQVWFLSPSLPITAFLKSEEAKKILKDKPIITFIACRGMWLCGHDKVKSMLQARGAKLIDNVVLVDQGPPWATFVTTPRWLLTGKKGGFWGIFPPAGVSDKDIDGASRFGKALVDARNRIDKDLHSPLLKGLGAVKVNPRYIAGEKMVHRSFYIWGKLFRSIGKPGHPLRRMMLIIYIMFLITMILTVMPLGVIIRFIMRPFMEKKLQSKVRKLEEPSGSSTERVTDYV
- a CDS encoding B12-binding domain-containing radical SAM protein, which gives rise to MANKSKKRSILFIHPRGENWMPGEKDMSRIANIMPPIGLCSLAAWVEKHGHQAYIHDCYAFPGRDDKIMAQIASNPPDFIGFTSTTSSFLDAIRIAKQIREMRPEIPIIFGGVHITSMREKLMRHYPVIDYGVVGEGEIPLASLMESDFQDLSEIPGLLYRKADDIKFTGYGKKNQLLKLDELPFPAYGKLEGFPEAYKLPIFNYPKSPNATIVSSRGCPYQCSYCDRTVFQQSFRYNSARYMFDLVKHLNKEYGVRHINYYDDLFTLKRSRVVEFCELMINNKLGVTFNCAARSEHIDLDLLKLMKKAGCWMISLGIETGDPDLLALHRSNSDLQMIREKVALIRKAGIRTKGLFMVGLPGETEESIDKSINYALSLPLNDMNVAKFTPFPGSPAYDTIHDYGSFEENWEMMNCTNFIFIPRGFTKERLEERYHEFYRRHFERTHILFDYVTMLWRSPNSWLRFLSNLGDFLSVKNAFKSAGEKPAN
- the leuC gene encoding 3-isopropylmalate dehydratase large subunit, whose protein sequence is MGKTLFDKVWDQHVVTSKEDGSALLYIDRHLVHEVTSPQAFEGLRLKNHKVWRPKAVMATPDHNVPTIGREKGIEDPVARAQVEALDANCAEFGIMEFGMNDERQGVAHVVAPEQGLTLPGMTVVCGDSHTSTHGAFGSIAMGIGTSEVEHVLATQCLIQKKPKVMRINVEGTLAKGVTAKDIALYIIGQIGTAGGTGYAIEFAGSTIRSLSMEGRMTLCNMAIEGGARSGMVAVDDVTIGYIEGRNFAPQGGLMDKAESAWKELHSDEDAHFDAELNIKAEEIYPQVTWGTSPEMVTSISGSTPDPAEAKDETQRKGWERALEYMGLEANTKITDIRIDKMFIGSCTNGRIEDLRAAAEIAKGRKVADNVKLALVVPGSGPVKKQAEEEGLHKIFREAGFEWRDPGCSMCLAMNTDQLAPGERCASTSNRNFEGRQGAGGRTHLVSPEMAAAAAIAGHFVDVRDLV
- a CDS encoding beta-ketoacyl-ACP synthase III, encoding MTKAVYINDIASFLPNNPVSNDEIENILGMVDGRKSRSRRIVLKNNGIKTRYYAIDPATGAFTHNNARMVSEAIHKLMDKSGISTGDIDCLSCGTSSPDQIQPAHGHMVQGELQLPPCEVVTTAGVCISGMSAMKYVYMSITSGLSNCAVATGSEFVSSCMKASNFETEREEQVKALKNNSALAFEKDFLRWMLSDGAAAALITDQPNSEGLSLSIDWIDNISYSGELPVCMYAGGIKKNDGTFQGMREVDDPYVILKKHYLSLKQDARTLEEYIMPKSADALKRICEKRNFDVNSITWFLPHYSSQFFRSRLYDSLVDKGVGIGYDKWFTNMQRIGNVGSASMYLILEELFYSNKLKKGDTLLCYVPESARFSICYMHVTVV